The Gillisia sp. Hel_I_86 genome has a segment encoding these proteins:
- the dusB gene encoding tRNA dihydrouridine synthase DusB: protein MSKIGNIDVGEFPLLLAPMEDVSDPPFRALCKEQGADVVYTEFISSEGLIRDAAKSMMKLDIYEKERPVGIQIFGANLESMLQSVEIVEKSSPDIIDINFGCPVKKVVSKGAGAGILKDIDLMVSLTKAMVEHTNLPVTVKTRLGWDTNSIKIVEVAERLQDVGCAAISIHGRTRVQMYKGNADWAPIAKVKENSRMHIPVFGNGDVDTPEKAMEMRDKYGLDGAMIGRASIGYPWFFREVKHFFETGTHLDPPTLEERVDAARRHLQMAIDWKGEKLGVFETRRHYTNYFKGIPHFKEFRMKMVTSDDAVDVFAAFEEVEREFSGFEFA from the coding sequence GTGTCAAAAATTGGAAATATAGATGTAGGAGAGTTTCCGTTGTTGCTTGCTCCAATGGAAGATGTGAGTGATCCCCCTTTTCGTGCGTTGTGCAAAGAGCAGGGGGCAGATGTGGTATATACCGAATTCATTTCTTCGGAAGGGCTTATTCGCGATGCCGCGAAGAGCATGATGAAGTTGGATATCTACGAAAAAGAACGCCCAGTTGGGATCCAGATCTTTGGTGCCAACTTGGAATCTATGCTCCAGTCTGTAGAAATCGTGGAGAAATCCAGTCCGGATATTATAGATATTAATTTTGGGTGCCCTGTAAAAAAAGTGGTTTCCAAAGGTGCCGGGGCAGGGATTTTAAAAGATATAGATTTAATGGTTTCCCTTACCAAAGCCATGGTGGAGCATACGAATCTTCCTGTTACTGTAAAAACCCGCTTGGGTTGGGACACCAATTCCATTAAAATCGTGGAGGTTGCAGAGCGTTTGCAAGACGTGGGTTGTGCAGCTATTTCCATTCATGGGCGTACCAGGGTACAGATGTACAAAGGGAATGCAGATTGGGCTCCAATTGCCAAAGTGAAAGAGAATTCGAGAATGCATATTCCGGTATTTGGAAATGGAGACGTGGATACTCCGGAAAAAGCGATGGAAATGCGCGATAAATACGGTTTGGATGGCGCGATGATCGGGAGGGCAAGTATTGGTTATCCGTGGTTCTTTAGGGAAGTAAAACATTTCTTTGAAACAGGAACTCATTTAGATCCTCCAACTTTGGAAGAACGTGTGGATGCTGCAAGACGTCATTTGCAAATGGCGATTGATTGGAAAGGTGAAAAGCTAGGAGTTTTTGAAACCAGAAGACACTATACCAATTATTTCAAGGGTATTCCGCACTTTAAGGAATTCCGCATGAAAATGGTGACCAGTGATGATGCTGTAGATGTTTTTGCTGCTTTTGAGGAGGTGGAAAGGGAATTTTCCGGATTTGAATTCGCTTAA
- a CDS encoding anhydro-N-acetylmuramic acid kinase: protein MKLDADYGIFLANTILNFIKENSVQKLDFIASHGHTIFHNPAENYTFQIGNGPYISSITGIKTICNFRVQDVARGGQGAPLVPIGDKLLFSEYDYCLNLGGFSNISFSEKEQRIAYDICPVNIVLNHYVAPLKMEYDDKGALASTGNLDKNLLEELNSLVFYSDAKPKSLGYEFVVDTIFPIIDKCNLTIRDILRTFVEHVAIQISRKMNSNSGKTMLVTGGGAFNTFLMERLQAYTKTQLIIPEIPEETIINYKEALVFALLGFLKDEGKINCLKSVTGARKNHSSGMIFEL, encoded by the coding sequence GTGAAATTAGATGCAGATTATGGGATATTTTTAGCAAATACGATCCTAAACTTTATTAAAGAAAACAGCGTTCAGAAACTTGATTTTATAGCTTCTCATGGTCATACCATTTTCCATAATCCTGCTGAAAATTACACATTCCAAATTGGGAATGGACCTTATATATCTTCAATTACCGGCATAAAAACAATTTGTAATTTTAGGGTTCAGGATGTGGCTAGGGGTGGACAAGGTGCGCCTCTGGTTCCTATTGGCGATAAATTGTTGTTTTCTGAATATGATTATTGCTTAAATCTTGGCGGATTTTCAAATATTTCATTCTCTGAGAAGGAGCAACGAATTGCTTATGATATTTGTCCAGTAAACATTGTCTTGAATCACTATGTTGCACCTTTGAAGATGGAATATGATGACAAAGGAGCACTCGCTTCCACAGGAAACTTAGATAAAAATTTACTAGAAGAACTCAATTCTTTGGTATTTTACAGCGATGCTAAACCAAAATCATTAGGATACGAATTTGTAGTTGACACAATTTTTCCAATTATTGATAAATGCAATCTTACCATAAGAGATATTCTAAGAACATTTGTAGAGCACGTTGCTATACAAATTTCAAGAAAAATGAATTCAAATTCAGGAAAAACAATGTTGGTTACAGGTGGTGGGGCTTTCAATACATTTCTCATGGAAAGGTTACAAGCGTATACAAAAACACAATTGATAATTCCAGAAATTCCAGAAGAAACCATTATCAATTATAAGGAAGCCTTAGTTTTTGCGCTGCTTGGTTTTTTAAAAGACGAAGGAAAAATCAACTGTTTAAAAAGTGTCACAGGCGCAAGAAAAAATCATAGCAGTGGGATGATTTTTGAGTTGTGA
- a CDS encoding outer membrane beta-barrel protein: MKNFYFTALLCLIPLLSFTSYSQNSIKGIIMDEQQNPVPFANVILLQATDSTTVYKGAVSNEDGSFLLEDVEGNTYVLEVRFVGYENYLKQIEVKGNVNLNKIVLIETASGLGEVTINAKRPTVSKSIDRITFNVENSVLSSGNSYEILKRTPGVIVSQGQLLIKNRPADVYINDKKVYLTAQELQQLLEGFSGENVKSVEVITNPPAKYNAEGGSILNIITSKNLSVGYKGSINASNTLAIKPKYSVGTSQYYKTDWLNAFASYNYNSRIDVKQDLGEINYFDPAGNVVSRWDDEFNKETQRESHSLSTILDFTLSEKSLLSLSANILLTPKSDSDIDGRTEIFNAQRQLDSLYTTDSRLENNRDNFLFNANYSTSLGENGSTFSAQANYIKYNDDQTQDLMTQYFSSAGNLLNDNSFYTVANQNTDIYTGQLDFTSTIGKVASEYGAKYSGIDSRSGLDFFDTNSGSRQFVNSLSDEFDYNENIFAGYVSLSKDWDSWSIKAGLRGEYTDIQGQSNSLGIVNTQEYFELFPTFYLMHMVGENHSFGLDYSRRITRPRFQSLNPYRYFLNENNFQLGNPNLQPGIANKISLNYTFKNKLSFDLYWDRTDNANAVLPFQNNQNRTLRSVTDNLRYDQQFSLDVSYYDYVKDWWFVDLYASVFKLENEFIAYESNNQIVQNETTSIYLSASNYLTISKDGTFSGNITATYSPDFIAGSYDFEEPQYGVSFGLRKTFFNDRLSATVNVEDLFDTYNIPLRSNYLNQDNSFFAKPESRSIRFGVLYKFGNFKLRDNQRAMDAEEKERLEAQKMM; this comes from the coding sequence ATGAAAAATTTTTATTTTACCGCTCTTCTTTGTTTGATCCCCCTACTATCATTCACAAGTTACTCCCAAAATTCCATAAAAGGAATTATAATGGACGAACAACAAAACCCTGTTCCATTTGCCAATGTGATCCTGCTACAGGCCACAGATTCCACCACGGTTTATAAAGGCGCCGTCTCTAATGAAGACGGAAGTTTTTTACTGGAAGATGTAGAAGGGAACACCTATGTCTTGGAAGTTAGATTTGTGGGTTACGAGAATTATTTAAAGCAAATTGAGGTTAAGGGAAATGTCAATCTCAACAAAATTGTTTTGATCGAAACGGCTTCCGGACTGGGTGAAGTCACCATAAATGCAAAAAGGCCAACGGTTTCAAAAAGTATAGACCGGATCACCTTTAATGTGGAAAATTCGGTGCTTTCCTCTGGGAATTCCTACGAGATCTTAAAACGAACTCCAGGTGTTATTGTGAGCCAAGGGCAACTGCTTATAAAAAATAGGCCGGCAGATGTTTATATAAACGACAAGAAAGTTTATTTAACCGCACAGGAACTTCAGCAATTATTGGAAGGCTTTTCCGGAGAGAACGTGAAATCTGTGGAAGTGATCACAAATCCGCCTGCAAAATACAATGCTGAAGGAGGATCTATATTGAATATAATTACCTCCAAAAACTTATCTGTAGGTTATAAAGGAAGTATAAATGCATCCAACACCCTAGCAATAAAACCGAAATATTCTGTTGGAACCAGTCAATATTACAAAACCGATTGGCTAAATGCTTTTGCGAGTTATAATTACAATTCGAGGATAGATGTGAAGCAAGACCTAGGAGAAATCAACTATTTTGATCCTGCCGGGAATGTGGTTTCCAGATGGGACGATGAATTTAATAAAGAAACCCAAAGAGAATCCCATAGTTTAAGTACTATTTTGGATTTTACGCTTTCAGAAAAAAGCCTCCTCAGCTTAAGTGCCAATATTTTACTAACGCCAAAGTCAGATTCTGATATCGATGGAAGAACAGAGATCTTTAATGCGCAAAGGCAACTGGATTCCTTGTACACAACAGACAGTAGGCTGGAGAACAATCGTGATAACTTCTTGTTCAATGCAAACTATTCCACAAGTTTGGGAGAGAACGGGAGCACTTTCTCAGCTCAAGCCAACTATATAAAATATAACGATGATCAAACTCAAGATCTAATGACCCAATATTTTTCCAGTGCCGGAAATTTATTGAACGATAATTCTTTTTACACGGTTGCCAATCAGAATACCGATATCTATACCGGTCAGTTGGATTTTACTTCAACAATTGGCAAAGTTGCTTCTGAATATGGAGCTAAATATTCTGGGATAGATTCCAGGAGCGGATTGGACTTTTTTGATACCAATTCTGGTTCCAGGCAATTTGTAAACTCCCTTTCAGATGAATTTGATTATAATGAAAACATCTTCGCAGGTTATGTAAGTTTATCTAAAGACTGGGATTCCTGGAGTATCAAGGCCGGCTTGCGTGGGGAATACACAGATATTCAAGGGCAATCCAATTCCTTGGGAATAGTAAATACGCAAGAGTATTTTGAATTGTTCCCAACATTTTATTTGATGCATATGGTGGGTGAAAATCACTCATTTGGATTGGACTATAGCCGAAGGATCACAAGGCCGAGATTTCAGAGCTTAAATCCTTATAGATATTTCCTGAACGAGAATAATTTTCAATTAGGAAACCCTAATCTACAGCCGGGAATCGCGAATAAAATCAGTTTGAACTATACGTTTAAAAACAAATTGTCTTTTGACCTTTATTGGGATAGAACAGATAATGCCAATGCTGTATTGCCTTTTCAGAACAACCAGAACAGAACTTTAAGATCTGTTACAGATAATTTGAGGTACGACCAACAGTTCAGCTTGGATGTTTCATATTACGATTATGTGAAGGATTGGTGGTTTGTAGATTTATATGCTTCGGTTTTTAAACTGGAAAATGAATTTATAGCCTATGAAAGCAATAATCAAATTGTTCAAAATGAAACCACAAGTATTTATTTAAGCGCGTCCAATTATTTAACCATTTCTAAGGATGGTACTTTTTCAGGTAATATAACAGCAACCTATTCCCCAGATTTTATAGCGGGATCTTACGATTTTGAAGAACCGCAATACGGAGTTTCATTTGGCTTGAGAAAAACCTTTTTTAATGATAGGTTAAGCGCAACGGTGAATGTAGAAGACCTTTTTGATACCTACAATATTCCTTTACGTTCCAACTACTTAAATCAGGATAATTCGTTTTTTGCAAAGCCAGAGTCCAGAAGCATTCGATTTGGAGTCTTGTACAAGTTTGGAAACTTTAAATTGCGTGATAATCAGCGCGCCATGGATGCCGAAGAAAAAGAGCGGTTAGAAGCACAAAAGATGATGTAG
- a CDS encoding acyltransferase family protein, whose product MVLVNNPGSWSNIYTPFKHASWQGFTPTDLVFPTFLFVIGNAMSFSLRKYEEKPEMFFLRKIFTRSLLIFFIGLFMSAFPFVYRNEAGEFIFKDLTQIRIMGVLQRIALCYLVASLMLHYIKIQATLLISINILLFYWWIMYRFGTPPDPYSLEGNTALKFDLLIFHPNNLWKGFGITFDPEGLLSTLPAVVNVVAIAGIFIQRSGNTIPTVWKLVLSGLLLVIVAKFWDLYFPIIKGIWTSSYVLYSIGWDLLLIAALILIIEIWKLKKWGYFFVVFGRNPLFIFVLSGLIAMLMSVIWIDGGSIKPWIYNNAFLSWLTLYDASIAFAVSFMLFMWIIGYILDKKKIYIKV is encoded by the coding sequence ATGGTTCTAGTTAACAATCCTGGTAGTTGGTCAAATATTTACACCCCTTTCAAACATGCCTCTTGGCAAGGATTTACGCCTACAGATCTAGTTTTTCCTACCTTTTTATTTGTAATTGGAAATGCCATGAGCTTTAGTCTTAGAAAATATGAAGAGAAGCCGGAAATGTTTTTTCTACGAAAAATATTTACAAGAAGTCTACTTATATTTTTTATAGGTCTTTTTATGAGTGCTTTCCCGTTTGTTTATAGAAACGAAGCGGGGGAGTTCATTTTTAAAGATCTTACTCAAATACGGATCATGGGAGTGCTACAGAGAATCGCTCTTTGTTATTTAGTGGCCAGTTTAATGCTTCATTATATTAAAATCCAAGCTACACTTTTAATAAGTATAAATATTTTATTATTCTATTGGTGGATCATGTATAGATTTGGAACACCACCAGATCCTTATAGCTTAGAAGGAAATACAGCACTAAAATTCGATCTTTTAATATTCCATCCCAATAATCTATGGAAAGGTTTCGGGATAACATTTGACCCTGAAGGCTTGTTAAGTACTTTGCCAGCCGTTGTAAATGTAGTCGCTATAGCTGGAATTTTCATTCAACGTTCTGGAAATACAATTCCCACCGTATGGAAATTAGTCTTAAGCGGATTGTTATTAGTGATCGTCGCAAAATTCTGGGATCTATATTTCCCAATAATTAAAGGAATCTGGACAAGTTCTTATGTGCTATATTCAATAGGTTGGGATCTTCTTCTTATTGCAGCTTTAATTCTGATTATAGAAATATGGAAATTAAAAAAATGGGGCTATTTCTTTGTGGTTTTTGGAAGAAATCCGCTCTTTATTTTTGTCCTATCAGGCTTAATAGCAATGCTAATGAGCGTTATTTGGATTGATGGAGGATCAATAAAGCCTTGGATTTATAACAATGCTTTTTTAAGCTGGCTTACTCTCTACGATGCATCAATAGCTTTTGCCGTTAGCTTTATGTTGTTCATGTGGATTATTGGCTATATTCTAGACAAAAAAAAGATCTATATAAAAGTTTAA
- a CDS encoding glycoside hydrolase family 3 N-terminal domain-containing protein: MKLIKFYAPLFLLISICSNVSAQETKVKLPEFLKFTHSVWVDSLMKSLTPEERIAQLIMVAAYSNKEDGHRKEILKLIKDQKIGGLIFFQGGPVRQVKLMNEYQEASKVPLLGAIDAEWGIGMRLDSTVSYPFQMTLGAIQNDSLIHKMGAEVARQIKRVGLHLNFAPVVDVNNNAANPVINYRSFGENKIKVAEKGIAYMLGLQENGVLPTAKHFPGHGNTDTDSHYALPQITHSRARLDETELYPFREIIKAGIGGVMVAHLDIPALDSTGVPSTLSKPIISGLLKEELGFQGLIVTDAMNMKGVTKDNSPGIVDKDAILAGNDLLEFTEDVPKAILEIKKAIKKGLIPQKEIDARCRKLLALKQWAGLSTYQPTPLKNIIGELNTPTADLLNRNLTEASLTVLKNKGGLLPLKNLESLKIANISVGKEKKTTFQESLELYTEIHHFNISNTQDPKVLDSLKIEFEAYNLLIIGIHDDSKYPRNNLKISTEIQSFLKTLSEEKNSILTYFKNPYSLENLEFTENTKAIILTYQDSDNSEDLAAQLIFGGVGANGKLPVSVGNKFKEGDGLEVEGGIRFKYTLPEDAGMDSELLNRKIDSLMQQAMELKAIPGGQILVAKDQKVVFHKAYGFQSYSDTTKVKLDDLYDLASVTKISSALPALMKLKDEGKFDLNAGIDTYLPYFRNSNKAGVPFRQILAHQARFKAWIPYWKTMSRKNGTYKWKTIKRDSSARFPMKISENMWLYKDYKKEILKQIKKSELENEQKYLYSGLAFYLLPDIVANIAQEDFQHYIGDSFYKPLGASTLTYNPLARFSISRIAPTENDYFFRKTEIHGTVHDEGAILMNGVSSNAGLFASANDLAKLMQLYLNKGIYGGERFILEETVEEFTKYQFLENGNRRGLGFDKPSLGERIINGNTAISASDASYGHTGYTGPMVWMDPEKGLLYVFLANRVLPTRENTLLYKLNTRTKIQQVLYDSLKKLDFATSSLKSRFE, translated from the coding sequence ATGAAATTAATCAAATTTTACGCCCCACTCTTCCTCCTCATCAGTATCTGTTCTAATGTTTCTGCGCAGGAAACTAAGGTAAAATTACCTGAATTTTTAAAATTCACGCACAGCGTTTGGGTAGATTCTCTCATGAAATCACTTACCCCAGAGGAGCGAATTGCCCAACTTATTATGGTAGCCGCTTATTCCAATAAGGAAGACGGGCACAGGAAGGAAATTTTAAAACTGATAAAGGATCAAAAAATTGGAGGCTTGATCTTTTTTCAGGGAGGGCCGGTGAGACAGGTGAAATTGATGAATGAGTATCAGGAAGCATCAAAAGTGCCATTATTGGGTGCCATAGATGCCGAATGGGGGATCGGGATGCGCTTGGATAGTACCGTGAGTTATCCTTTTCAAATGACTTTGGGAGCAATCCAAAATGATAGCTTGATCCATAAAATGGGTGCTGAGGTGGCAAGGCAGATAAAAAGAGTGGGGTTGCACCTAAATTTTGCCCCGGTGGTCGATGTGAACAACAATGCTGCAAATCCCGTAATTAATTATAGATCGTTTGGAGAGAATAAGATAAAAGTAGCCGAAAAGGGAATTGCCTATATGCTTGGATTGCAGGAAAATGGGGTGCTGCCCACCGCAAAACACTTTCCCGGACATGGAAATACCGATACCGATTCGCATTATGCGCTTCCGCAAATCACCCATTCCAGGGCAAGACTGGACGAAACAGAGCTATATCCTTTTAGGGAAATTATTAAAGCTGGTATTGGTGGCGTAATGGTGGCACATTTGGATATTCCGGCATTGGATTCCACCGGAGTTCCTTCTACCCTCTCTAAACCGATAATTTCAGGACTTTTAAAGGAAGAATTGGGATTTCAGGGATTAATTGTGACCGATGCTATGAACATGAAAGGTGTTACCAAAGATAATTCCCCCGGCATAGTGGATAAAGACGCGATCCTAGCCGGGAACGATCTCTTGGAATTTACCGAAGATGTTCCCAAAGCGATTCTAGAGATCAAAAAAGCGATCAAAAAAGGTTTGATCCCTCAAAAAGAAATCGATGCGAGGTGCCGCAAACTATTGGCATTAAAACAATGGGCAGGTTTGAGTACATATCAACCAACTCCCCTAAAAAATATTATTGGGGAGTTGAATACTCCAACGGCAGATTTATTAAATAGAAACCTGACGGAAGCATCTTTAACCGTATTAAAAAACAAAGGCGGGCTATTGCCATTAAAAAATTTAGAAAGCCTTAAAATCGCCAATATTTCTGTGGGGAAAGAAAAGAAAACCACTTTTCAAGAATCCCTGGAATTATATACAGAAATCCATCATTTCAATATTTCAAACACGCAAGATCCTAAAGTTTTGGATAGTCTTAAAATTGAATTCGAAGCCTATAATCTGCTAATTATAGGAATTCATGACGACAGTAAATACCCTCGGAACAATTTAAAGATTTCAACAGAAATTCAATCCTTTCTAAAAACACTTTCAGAAGAAAAAAACTCGATTCTCACCTACTTTAAAAATCCATACTCATTAGAAAACCTTGAGTTTACCGAAAACACCAAGGCTATAATTTTGACTTATCAGGATAGTGATAATTCTGAAGATCTAGCCGCACAATTGATCTTTGGAGGGGTAGGAGCCAATGGGAAATTGCCGGTAAGTGTTGGGAATAAGTTTAAAGAAGGTGATGGACTGGAAGTAGAGGGAGGAATCCGGTTTAAATATACGCTACCGGAAGATGCAGGAATGGATTCGGAATTGTTGAACCGAAAAATAGATTCCTTGATGCAACAGGCAATGGAGCTAAAAGCCATCCCGGGCGGGCAGATTTTGGTGGCAAAAGATCAAAAAGTGGTTTTTCACAAGGCCTATGGTTTCCAAAGTTATTCGGACACCACAAAAGTGAAATTGGACGATCTTTACGACCTGGCATCGGTTACAAAGATCTCCTCGGCATTGCCTGCACTTATGAAATTAAAAGACGAAGGCAAATTCGATTTAAATGCAGGAATAGATACTTATTTGCCTTATTTCAGAAATTCCAATAAAGCCGGGGTTCCTTTCAGGCAGATTTTGGCCCATCAAGCTAGATTTAAGGCTTGGATCCCTTATTGGAAAACCATGTCAAGAAAAAATGGCACCTACAAATGGAAGACTATAAAAAGGGATTCTTCAGCTAGGTTTCCTATGAAGATTTCAGAAAACATGTGGCTTTACAAGGACTATAAAAAAGAGATCTTAAAACAGATCAAAAAATCTGAATTGGAGAACGAACAGAAATATCTCTATTCGGGTTTGGCCTTTTATCTACTTCCGGATATTGTTGCAAACATTGCCCAAGAAGACTTTCAGCACTATATAGGGGATAGTTTTTATAAGCCTTTAGGAGCTTCTACGCTTACTTATAATCCTCTTGCCCGCTTTTCTATTTCCAGAATTGCTCCCACAGAGAACGATTATTTCTTTAGAAAAACGGAAATTCACGGGACTGTACATGATGAAGGCGCCATCCTTATGAACGGGGTTTCAAGTAATGCGGGATTGTTTGCAAGTGCCAATGATCTTGCAAAATTGATGCAGCTGTATTTGAACAAAGGAATTTATGGAGGAGAAAGGTTTATTTTAGAAGAAACAGTTGAAGAATTTACTAAATACCAGTTTTTGGAAAATGGAAATCGAAGAGGGCTGGGTTTTGATAAACCATCTTTGGGAGAGCGAATTATTAATGGAAACACGGCCATTTCCGCCAGCGATGCCAGTTATGGACATACCGGATATACGGGCCCCATGGTGTGGATGGATCCGGAAAAGGGGCTATTGTATGTCTTTCTGGCCAATCGGGTGCTGCCCACCAGGGAGAATACGTTATTGTATAAATTAAATACGCGCACCAAGATTCAGCAAGTGCTTTATGACTCCCTTAAAAAATTAGATTTTGCAACAAGTTCTTTAAAATCAAGGTTTGAATAA